Below is a window of Lemur catta isolate mLemCat1 chromosome 11, mLemCat1.pri, whole genome shotgun sequence DNA.
AGCATTATACTTGACAAACAGCAAGCTCTCAATACATGTTACTgagatataattattttacaggctttaaaaataatgcaggaaggttaaaaaatttcaaaaagttagAAAGCACTTCTGCTAGTATAGAACATTATACATATGTTAAAGACATTTCATAGGAGGGgagcaattaaaatgaatttctgagAAGAGAGATAAAAACtctctaaaagtaaaaaaaaaaacaaacagctttGTTAAAGTCCCAGGggcctaaaacaacaacaataaaacaaaccaaaaccatcTGGGAAGTAGGATGGTTTTTTCCAAACTTGTTTCCTTATAACTATATTTAACATACAGGTCTGGGTAAACATGCTGAATATTTCTTAGTCACCCCCTCATCTCATATATTTCCATGAAAGAGCATTTGTAAGttccaaagagaaaaacactTACGTTGTGTGCTGAAGCTTACCATTCCAGATCTAGACAGAGAAGGGACATGCACTAGGTCACTGATAAAACCGGTATCTTCCCAAAGGAGGCATGCAAGCGTGTACTAAAAGACTACAAAATTGGTGTTAAATACATATTAGAAGAATTAGTTTCATGGCATTCAGTTTGAAGGAAATGACTCAAATTAGATCTCTAATTATTATGAAGTAAAACTGAGATAAATATAGCATGGAGAAAGAGTAATGGACTAATACTACCTATAGTGGCCCCCCCTTATCTGCAggagatacattccaagacccctaatggatgcctgaaaccgtgGATGGTACCGAACCccatatatattatgttttttcctgtatatacatacctatgattatgtttaatttataaattaggcacaataagagattaacaacaataataaaagagaacaattataataatatactataaaaagttatgtgaatgttgtccctccctccttccttctctctctctctttctcaaaatactAAATagcttaatattttcagactgctgttgaccacaggtaactaaaaccacaaaaagtgaaactgcagataagggggaactATTGTATATAAATGTTAAAGGTAAGACAACAAAGATACAGTAAAGTAGAAGAATACTTTTTAAGTATCAGAGAAACATTTTCTAGagacttgattttcttctctaaagaggaaaataattaaaataagaattgagTTTGGTTAGTAAATCCTATCCCATGAGCAAAATTTATGGAGCTGGTTCCATTTTAGAATATGTAATGCTTCACATGTGGCACCTGTTTTCCTCCTCAGGAAACTGGGGCTGGGAATCCTGCCCACCACGTTGTTAAGACCTAAAGATGCTGTGAAGTCTGTATTTATACTATATCAGAGTGGTTTTCTGTCTggttctgatttcaaaatttattttcttcattacttaagtattaataatacatgctcattgtagAGAATTTGGAAGATAGaccagaaataaataagattcCCAGTATCACAGTCCCTTGTTaacattcttatttatttccttgtgaTTGACTTTGTATGTGTACATACTTTTTTCCTATACTTACTATCATACTATATACACTatagctttattttctacttttatatattaatacaacattATATCATATACATTTtggatgtaatttttaaaagctttgaaaatgccattttaaataaCTGGGCCATACTTTATTTAGCTAAAACTTTTATCATTATACACTTAGGTCAGTTCTTTTTTGCTATTAGAAACAATGCAGTGATGGACATCCCTGTTCACAAATCTTTCTCCTGATATCTAATTATTCCCTTAGGTTAGATTCCAATAAAGGCATTAtaggaaaaatacatataaacatcTTCAGGCCTCTTGATACATATCACCAAATAAATAGCCCTTTGGAAAGTTGCAGGGGTTCCCACTTAAACACCAACCTTATGTGCCTACCCTGAAACAAACTAGCACAAAAGTTCTCTGGACCAGCTAGCCAGCTTGCTTCTGCTTTGTGACATAGGGAGAATTAAATTCATTTCATGTCACtccattagtttttaaaataaattgttaaaagctttataaataaattttaaaatgggaatgaaaagaACTCCCAATAAGCATTAGCTATGGAAGACTTCATTGTCATGAGTCATATACAGTCCACACCTAAAACACATTCAAGGCCTTAATAACCCATATTTCAAATGTTCATGTATGTTGAGCGATCTTTATTTTGGCATTGTTAAAACAAACTGGTGAGTTTCAATTTGggaggatgaaaaagttctggagatgcaTGGTGGTAATGGTCACACAATAATGTGAAAGTATTTAACGCCActgaactatatatttaaaaatgagtcaaatggtaaataaatattgtataatatgtattttaccacaatttaaaaaacctACCATATTGGTGAATAGTATTATTAGAGTTCAAGCTTCCAAAACCTGTTTCATTGTTAGCTTAGTTGCCCATTTAGATATTATGGTTTTAACTGGTTATTTCAATTGATAATCAAGACGCAATTATATTTCCTAAAGGAACACAAGCCCTCTATTTacttccaggagaaaaaaaatacccagTAATTACTCTAACTTCTGTCTCTTAATTCAGAGAAGAAGTCTAGCACTATAGTAAGAAATACAGAAGTGCTAttaccttttccttcttttccatagCCCAGAGCAGGAGGAATGATgagctttctcttctctcctacACACATTCCTTTCAAACCCTGGTCCCAACCTTTCAGAGCCTCCAGGATGCCCAGGGTAAACCAAATGGGCTGACCGTTGTTATGTTTGTGACTATGATAGAAAGAAAACACATTGGAACTCTTtagtaacttcattttttttattgctttagtGGATTTTTCCCACTTATAAATAGTTAAATTTATTAGCTTTGAAATTAATGTAGACAGCAGTTCTttatttgcacacacacacctccaaGTCAACTTTATAGTGTTCCAATTCACTGCCCATCTTTCTGGATGTAAATTTCACACAGTTGACTCAGTCTGAGAAGGGCAGAGGGAATAACAATCAAACAATTAACAACTGTTTGAGCATTTGCTGTATACCAGGTATTATCCTAAATTTTTTGCCTCTTTTAACTCTAACAAAAATCCTATGATGTAAGTACCACTGTTACGCCATTgtgtagatgaagaaacagaggttaAACATGCCAGTCTTTGACCTAACTCCAAAGTTCAAGGTCTTAACCACAAAGTAAGGCTGTCCAGGAAGACCACTGGGTTGCAGAACAAGgagaaaatactggaaaatgGCTGAgtttgggaaggaggaagagaggctaAGAATCTACTGCCAACACATGTGGGTCCATGAACACACCAATGTGGAGAGTCAGGAGCACAGCATGTTATATCTTGCCTACAAACTGTCGTGATCTATGGCCTGTTGATAGTGCTGATGGATGGAAAAGGCTGTGTTTCATCCCTGAATCCCCACTCAGACCCTGacccagctccctccccaggAGTCTACTGTGGGGCTATGTAGGGAAGTCTGGAAGAGGGGCCCCTCAAggactggggaggaaggaaatagTCAAGATGTCCTGCCTTATGAGCTAAAGAGAAGCTAGCCTAAGAAGACCAACCTGCCAAACTACTGGGAAGCTTTGGTTCTCTTTTGGTGCAATAAGGAAAGTGTTCTATTCAAGGATATCTTGTAGGTGAGAATAAGAAGTCGCTCTATTAAGTTTCATGGGTACCAAGGTTACTAAATCCAggtaaatgccttttttttcctgttttctttaatttaccCCCATGATTGAAGTAACAAAATGCCAACTGTAGAAAAGTTGGGAaggctagaaaagaaaaaaggaagaaacaatctATTACCCAGCACTGACTACAGTTTTGGCACATTTCTTTTTACAGCTATTTACCACATAGGCTATGGTTCTAGAAATGGCAAACACGCTTCATGGACTGACCATCTGATGGTATTTCTTCACAATATTCAAGAGGAGTTAGTTGCTTCTTATCATTTATGTAAAGGCTGCATGACTACAGTCTCCTCACCAGTATAGAACTAAGTAATGAACTGCTAAATAATATCCCATGGATAGCACCAAAAACGGCACAGATTTTTGGTTTTGAGGCTTGAAAGAAATCAGACTGGGCCTAAAAGAGACCAGactaaaaataagaatgtaattaaaaatttaaaatgcaaatcacaatATTGTTTAACGTCCACTGTGGCACTTGCCTTGTTGATGAGAAGAAAGGGCTGTTGAGAATTCTATGGCAAGCTATCTTTCTGGAGCTTTTTTCCAGGGCTAACAGAGTTCATAGAAGAGTGCCATTCACTTCCCCCAGACCCCATGACAGACCAGGTCTGAATGCCCAGTAAAGGCAGTTTATCAGAAAATGAGGTCTAAGATGGGCCATGAAGCTTCACTGCTTTTTGTTCATGTCACTCCCTTTACCTCCTCCCCGCTTTCTACCCCTGGAAACCTTTACCCATCTTTCAAGGCCCATCTCACTTATGGTCTCTGAGAAGTCTTTCTCTTTTCCACCTCTCACAGCATAACCAATTCCAGGCTCTGTTATGCTTTGCTAACACTTTGAATATTCTGTACTCATATcagtggtccctaacctttttggcactagggactggtttcatggaagacaatttttccgaggactgggggtggggggggtgggtgtcgtgggtgggggtgtgtgtgatgtagagctcaggtggtgatgcacagcctgtttcctaacaggccaccgacTTCTAAtgggagttggggaccgcagctctgtATCATTGAGTTATTTACTTGTCTTCCTCCCCTCTGTAGATGGTGTACTGGTAGAGGACAAGAATCTACTCCTAGTCATCTATGCATTTCCAGGGCCTGACTTGTGGCCATTCAACAAGAGTTTgatagataaatgaatagatgagGATGATTCAAAGCCAAGATTTTTTAATCTCCTTTGTACTCAGAGCAGAGCCTGAcataaaggaaatgctcactaaatatttttgaaatggaatgaatgaaaacCAATGCCTCACTGGAAATCATTACATTTGTAAACCTTTTCCACGTCACAATTTCTTTGTTTACAGAACAGAAAGTATAGTGCAACCATCTGAAAATCCTTCATGTAAAATAACCACACCCACCCCATCAATGAAGTCTTActttccagaaagaagaaaatgactacAGAAATCATGATCCTGTGTCTTGATCAAAACGTCAACTGTCAGAACAAAAGTTAAATAGGACGATGAAATAGCATTAGTATATCCTTCAACAGACAAAGTGATTGTATATTTTGCTCTTCAAGTTGCTGTGAAAAGTTTTAAGTTAATATCACCAACaccaaattaaaaatggaatcaaaTCATGTTTTCCCTAAGGAATGGAGTTTGAGATATAAGAATTCTTTTGAACTTTTTCTACTTATTGCATAATTATATGTCTAGATATTTctgcaatatttcaaaaatcctagttctaatttttataataaaaaaagtaacCACTTTATCCAGACCACGTTTCCAATAATACCTCAAAGGCCTGTCTCATTACATAGAATTGGCTTTAAACAATTTCCTTTccccaaagaaagaaataagatatttcagttttttaaaagacagataaaaCCAGGTTGACGCTACCTTTCCTGCTGGAAAGCTGGTATGGGGGGTGGGttctttattattatactttACAAGCAGGGCTTAATTACTTACGTGGAATGAAATAGAGAGCCATCCTTTTCTAAATAGCCTTCATAGTGGACCAACATCAAATCCCCTCCCTTGGTTTTGCGATGGCAGATGAATGGCTTCTGGAGAACTTCAATTTTCACTTCTGGTTCAGGGATCAGAGCCCCAATCAAAGAAGTGACTAGCAGCATCAAGATCGCGTTCCACAAGAAAAGCCTCATGTTGCTGAAGCAGGAAAGAAGTCCCtacaaaaacagagaaagggcCCTTGACTTCATAGAGTTAAGAATGTAGTTGAAGGCTAGGGACAACGGCTTCTGGCAAGTTCAGgactctcccttccttcccagaaGACGTGGCACACTTACTACTAACAACTTTCCCACACTCTGCGAACTCAGCTTTAAAGAGTTAAACCCAAACCCGGCCTTGAGTGGCTCTTATAATGCAGCTGTCTGGAAAGAGCAGCCTCCTATTGGCTTGCGGTGCTGTCCCTCACGCACCTCTCCAGCCAATGACGCTGCAACAATGTACTTTACAGTTTGGTCGTGTCCGGCAGCCGCCAGGCGGCGAGCCACCCGGAGTGGTCCTAGAGCCCGGCGGATTCAGGAACTCAACAAGCCGTGACTTTGGGAGAGGGTTAACCCGGTGCGGAGCCAACCGGAAACTCCGCAGGCGGACTTACCTATGTAAAGAACTCCAGCTGAGTAAGGTGGGAGTAGTCCCGTGGCCAAGAGAAACCGTAGGAGTTTCAGGAAAGACTTGTTTACGGTCGCCGTTGGagagcgccccccccccccaccaaagaTGCCATAATCCTGCGCTTCCGCTATTATTTGATAATTTACAGTATTAACTATAAAGGCTTAGTGCTTTAGGGTTCACAAGGTGCGTTCCTGGTGCATGAACCGCACTACACCAGTAAGGCatgtttctttttcccatttaaaagatAAGTAAATTTAGGCTAGGAAAGGTTGAGTGTCCTACTTAAGTTCATTTGACCCTGAAACAGTTGAGCTCCGCCTTCAAGTCAGGTCTGATTCATTCTATAGCACCACGAAACGTGGTGGCTGCTAATAATTAGCTATCTTGGTGCAGAGGGTAAATAATGGATAAGCACGTGCAGAGTACCGCTTTAAAGAAGTGGGTAATTAAGCTTACGAATT
It encodes the following:
- the FKBP14 gene encoding peptidyl-prolyl cis-trans isomerase FKBP14 — encoded protein: MRLFLWNAILMLLVTSLIGALIPEPEVKIEVLQKPFICHRKTKGGDLMLVHYEGYLEKDGSLFHSTHKHNNGQPIWFTLGILEALKGWDQGLKGMCVGEKRKLIIPPALGYGKEGKGKIPPESTLIFNIDLLEIRNGPRSHESFQEMDLNDDWKLSKDEVKVYLKKEFEKHGAVVNESHHDVLVEDIFDKEDEDKDGFISAREFTYKHDEL